One window of Choristoneura fumiferana chromosome 13, NRCan_CFum_1, whole genome shotgun sequence genomic DNA carries:
- the LOC141434216 gene encoding DNA replication licensing factor Mcm3-like — protein sequence MHRYRNPKEQDGEVLPMGSSVEMLSTDNPDNDEVEDTAESIYEKYDPLLHGNTRSKKERILSTKFMRKFLHIAKLMKPKLTQEASDSIADEYARLRNQDMMDSDVARTQPVTARTLETLIRLATAHAKCRLSFEVTQDDALAAIELVQYAYFKKVLTKEKRRKRRASVDEEISDSEPSQPRAKRSRRTAQGGEGEDPFAYSSDEEAEPVLRAARASQPEPTPRATRSQTAIEPNRLAQFKLALHELFREERANSLPLSRIAAHVNEKYSHQVFDAGEVQAALDRMTADNQVMLADDIVFLI from the exons ATGCACAGATACAG AAATCCAAAAGAGCAAGACGGAGAAGTGTTACCCATGGGGTCGTCAGTGGAAATGCTGTCCACAGATAATCCTGACAACGACGAAGTCGAG GACACAGCAGAATCAATCTACGAGAAATACGACCCCCTTCTCCACGGCAACACTCGGAGCAAGAAAGAGCGTATACTGAGCACAAAGTTCATGAGGAAGTTCCTCCACATAGCTAAGCTCATGAAGCCCAAACTGACGCAGGAGGCGTCGGACTCTATAGCTGATGAGTATGCGAGGCTTAGGAATCAGGATATGATGGACAGTGATGTCGCTAGG ACGCAACCAGTGACAGCGCGTACCTTGGAGACCCTGATCCGCCTGGCCACAGCGCACGCCAAGTGCCGCCTCAGCTTCGAAGTGACCCAGGACGACGCCCTCGCCGCCATCGAGCTGGTGCAGTACGCTTACTTCAAGAAG GTGCTGACTAAAGAGAAGCGTCGAAAGCGCCGCGCGTCCGTCGACGAGGAGATTTCGGACTCCGAGCCCAGCCAGCCGAGGGCCAAGAGATCGCGGCGCACG GCACAAGGTGGCGAGGGCGAGGATCCGTTCGCGTACTCTTCAGACGAGGAGGCGGAGCCGGTGctgcgcgcggcgcgcgcgtcgcAGCCCGAGCCCACGCCGCGGGCCACGCGCTCGCAGACCGCCATCGAACCCAACAG GCTGGCCCAGTTCAAACTAGCCCTCCACGAGTTGTTCCGCGAGGAGCGCGCCAACTCCCTCCCGCTCTCTCGCATTGCAGCGCACGTCAACGAGAAGTACTCGCACCAAGTGTTCGACGCGGGAGAGGTCCAGGCGGCGCTGGATCGCATGACGGCGGATAACCAGGTCATGTTAGCAGATGATATTGTATTCCTCATTTAG
- the LOC141434218 gene encoding uncharacterized protein — protein MFSSLSMLTSTMEDNIVNHIVTLYQGGDWRGIVKTCHDHPGRNRVLWVFPSEENFRFLGDCVRSLGCDRVFSVGCGSGLLEWMIIQATDLPVTGLEVDGAWWHCKYAPPTFIPLLFTPPTLEKDTIDLLNNTTTALLFCYFNNRPAFEEYLKYFSGNVLIIIGPGDGKGVHTDPKPFGDVGDDWKLYKFEEVRNSYDFIAVYCKNK, from the exons ATGTTCAGTTCACTATCAATGCTAACTTCGACCATGGAAGATAACATCGTGAACCACATAGTAACTTTATACCAGGGGGGTGACTGGAGGGGGATCGTGAAGACGTGTCATGACCATCCAGGGAGGAATAGGGTGCTTTGGGTGTTCCCTAGTGAGGAGAACTTCAGGTTCCTAGGGGACTGTGTGAGGAGTTTGGGGTGTGATCGGGTGTTCAGTGTTGGTTGTGGCAGTGGGTTGCTGGAGTGGATGATTATCCAAGCTACGG atTTACCAGTAACGGGACTAGAAGTAGACGGAGCATGGTGGCACTGCAAATACGCGCCGCCAACTTTTATACCTCTCCTTTTCACTCCTCCTACATTAGAAAAGGACACCATAGACCTACTGAATAATACTACGACAGCATtactattttgttactttaacaATAGACCAGCATTTGAagagtatttaaaatatttttcaggaaATGTTTTGATAATTATTGGACCAGGAGATGGCAAAGGAGTGCACACAGATCCTAAACCATTCGGAGATGTTGGTGACGATTGGAAGTTGTATAAATTTGAAGAGGTCAGAAACAGCTATGATTTCATAGCGGTATACTGcaaaaataagtga